The Natrinema saccharevitans genome includes the window GGATAGCATGAGCGGTCTCGTCGGAACTATAGTAGCCACTGAAAGTCATTGTACACCCGATCGCACGACGGCTGTGCGATCGGTGTGTAAATCGTTTCAGTTGTTCCTATAGACGTCGTATATTGACGAGATCTACGTTTCAACGATCTGTTTATCGATCTTATACGGACTCTCAGACGAATTGAGGGTCCCCCTCTCGTATTGTCAGGTGGTGTATATATACTGGGGTGTGTAGCATAGCCGTTCTCGAGTCGCTCCGGACGTGGGGAGGTGACGGACGGTGGGTCCGGCCGCCGAACGCGATGGAGCGGCTACGGAGAATACGACTATGACGGACAAGAAATTCGACCTCTCGCGGCGCAAGGTACTCGGAAGTATCGGCCTCATCGGCGCTGGCAGCGCGGTTGCAGGCGCAGGGACGATGGCGTATTTCAGCGACACTGAGGAAAGTACAGGCAACACCGTATCCGCTGGGACACTCGATCTGAAGGTCAATGGGAATGACATTCAGGATGGAGCTAGCGTGAATATCGGCCCTCTCGTCCCTGGTGATTCAGAATCTTACTCGCTCAATCTGGGGGTTGAAGGCGATACCGGCGGAGATCTGTACCTCAAGTTCGATTCTGGGGGGGCGCTTGAGGACGATCTCGATCTGTCCTGGGACGTAGCCGGTGGTAACTCAGGGGATGTCAACCTCGAGAATACACCGACCGGCTGGATCTCTACGAACCGAGGAATCGACCCAGAGGACGACCCTGTTAGTGGCACCTTCACTGCGACACTACCTGAGAGTGTCGGGAACGAAGCTCAGGAGGAAGAAGTCGACATCGATGTCGCGATGAAAATCGTCCAGTACGGCGGTTCCCCCTAACTGAGCCCGTTCCCTCGCCGGAATCCTCTAATTATGTTTGACGACAACAGTAGCACTCCACTGACCCGGCGTCGTCTGCTCGGTGTCCTAACAGCTATCGGCGTGACAGGAGCGGCATCAGGTGCCGGAACGTGGGCGTACTTCAGCGACACGGAGGAGAGTACCGGAAACACCATTGAAGCCGGTACGCTCGATCTGAAAGTCTCCGACGACGGCGACGGGTTCGGGGACGGCGTCTCCGGTTCGTGGACGATCTCGAACGCAAAGCCCGGTGACAGCGTGATGACCAACGTCTCGCTCCAGAACGCCGGCTCGCTGGAAGCGGACCACGTCGAGATCGGCTTCTCGGTCGACGAAACCGAGTCCGACGGGTCGACAGGGACCAATGCGGCGGACACCATGCCCTCGAGTGCCGATGGCATGACCGAGCAGTTCAAGGTCACCGTGTTCACGTACAACGGTACCAACGTCCTCGAGGACCTGTTGGACGCGAACGGCAACGGCCTCGTAGACGTCGATGATCTGGTGACTGGGAACGACGCACCGCTCGACGATCTCAATCCGCCGCCGAGCGCGAACGGCGGCACCGAGACGATGACGATGCAGTTCCGGTGGGCTCACGACGACGAGTTCGACAATTCGGTATCCGGTACCAACAACGACTATCAGGGCGACGAGTTCGACCTCACGGTCACCTACGCCCTGCATCAGGACACCAGCCAGGACCTGTAGCGTCCCCTCCCACCTCATCCTTCTCGGCGACTCGAGGTACTGAGAGGGTACAAAGCGAACATACCGCCTATCGCGACTGAGTAGATATCTGTCAGCGACACGAACGGGGAGCCGCCAGTCAGAAGTCGATCGATGAAACGGCTACTGACGGGTCGACACGTTCGCTGCCGTCTCGTTGGTGCCCTGTCCGTTCGGTTCGGTTGTCGACGCGTTCTGAGCGGTCTCAGCCGTCACCGGACCGTCGGCGTCGGATTCTTCACTAATAGGGTCTCCCAATTCTGATTGGGTTTCACTCTCGTTCATTTCGCGTTCGTTCTCGTCGCTGCTCGTGTGGCTGTCGTTCGTCTCATTGCCATCGGATTCGTTTTCGTTGCGTTCGTTCGGTTGCGGTTCGTCGTCGGTACCCATCGACTCGTTCCAGTCGGCCCCGACCTCGCCGAGCGTCACCACCTCCTTGTCGGTTAACCCGCTCGTCGTCGTCGACGCCGTCGCCCCTGTCAGCGCGAACGCGATCACCGCTAGCAGCACGAATCGGGTTCGTTGGTTCGGTTGCATTGGTATCAATCGTCTTCCGTCGGTTCCGGAGCGCCGTGGTCCGCCGCTCGAGCCCCCGCAGAATCGCCGTTACCGTCCGCGTCGGAGGTATCATCGTCGCCTTCAGCTCTTATCCATGCGCGGTACAGGTTCCATACTTCCGAGACGGCCAGCAACGTACCCGGGACGATCACGAACAGTGCGATCCCGAGCCTCGAGCCGGCGAACAGAACCACGTGACCGATGTGCGGCAGCGTCTGCGTGTGCCGGCCCTCGACGGCGCTGGCCGACACGAGATCACCGTCGGGTTCGTCGTTCGCGTCGCCCTGCGTCCGGAACTGTCGTTCGCCGTCGCGTTCGACGACCTCGACCACGCGGTGAGTAGTCCGCTCGCCGCTGCCGTCCGCGTACGTGATCACGTCGCCCGACTCGATCGACGCGGGATCGACGTCCTCAACGAGGATCACGTCGCCCGACTCGAACGTCGGGCTCATGCTGTCGGAGAGGACGACGTGGCTCTGGCTGGCACCCGCCAGTTGCGGGACGCCGACGATCAGGAACGGGACGACGATCGCGAGCAACACGAGGACGCCGACGACGTTGACGAGAGACCGCCGCTCCGGAAGGGCCTCGCGTATGGCATCGTTCATCGTCGGTCACCTCACGCCGGCGGGTCCCCGGCCGAACCGAGTCGGTTCGCTCGTTCGTGATACCGATGCGCGATCGCCGACCCCACGAACAACAGCGTGACGAGGGCGGCGAGTCCGAGCCCGGGGACCTCCGAGAGCGGGAAGAGACCAACTCCCGAAAGCGTCACCGCGACCGCACAGAGACCCCCGAGCCCGAGGTAGTACGTACTCCAGGGAATCTCGTCGTGCGGAACGACGTCCAAGTACACCTCGAGTTCGGACGCGTCGTCAGTCAGTTCGATGACGCCGGCCGAGGAGTCGAACTCGACGATGTCGTTCTCGTCCATCTTCGGCAGGTGAGACTGCCGAAGCGCCGTATAGACGCGCATTCGCTGCTTGTGGGTCACGGCGTCGACGTCGACATCGTTCTCCCAGGCCGCGAGCTCCCTCGATAGCTCGCGGAGAGACACTTCCCGCTGTTCCCGCATGAGATAGTGCAGGCTGTACCGCCGTCGCGGACAACTCAGCACGGTGAACGCCACGTCCTGAGTCAGTCCGTCGCTCGCGTCGTCGATCCTTTCGTCAGTCTCCTCGATCGCGGTCTCGCCGATCGATTCGACGCTCATCCGTTCGACCACCGGGGTCGGCGGCGAACGGTCCCCTGTACCGTTCTCGGTCGAAGTCTCCCCCTCATACGATAGTGTGATCCGTCCTGTGGCGACTGTGGTAAATAGTTATTAACTGGTTGTCTCTCGGCGAGACGTTCTAGCCGAGATTAATAATAGAATTACGTACTCGAGGATAGGCCTATTATCGAATTATAGCGAATACGTCCGTATTCACCCCTGTACTGTAGCTTTCGGACATTTCTGATAGTGTTTGATACCAGACATTAGTACTGGGCGCGAATCGGAACCGAAACCCGGTCACCAACGAGCGAGTTCGAGGGCTCACCTCGAGCCGCCCGTCCGCTTCGCGATACCGGATCGCGGTACCGGAATAGTGACACTATTGGACGCCCTCAATCGAGGGCTCGTATGGAGTATCTGCTCTGGGTGATCGTCGCCCTCCTCGCCTACGGGCTGATGGCACCGCTGACGAGTTTCGTGACGGCGGAGGTCCCGCCCGCGGTCGCGCTCTTTCTCTCGACGACGGTCTTCCTCTGTCTGACGGCGGTCGTCCTCCTGGTGACCGGGACGGGCCAACTGGCCGACGTGACGACGCCGTCGGCGGGGATCGTCTACGTCGCCGGCCTCTTCCTCTCGACGGGGATCCTCGCGTACTATCAGGCCCTAGAGCAGGGCCCGGTCAGCGTCGTCGTCCCGATCTACGGCCTCTTTATCGTCGGCAGTTCGATCGTCGGCATCGCCGCACTGGGCGAGGAGTTGACCGCCACGCGGGCGGCCGGGATCGCCGTCGCGACGGCTGCGATCTACCTCGCGGCCGGAGGTGAGCAGTGATGCGCCGGTACCTCGAGCTGTCGGTCCTCGCCTGTCTGGCCTACAGTCTGGTCGCCCCGCTGCTCTCGATCGCGATGACCGACCTGCCGAGTTCCCTCGCCGTGTTCCTCTCGAACTCGGTGATGTTCGTCACGGTCGGCCTCGTCGTCCGCTATCGCGGACATCCCGTGCGGCCGTACCTGCGCCATCCCCGCACCCCCTACATCCTCGCGATGGGCGTGCTGCTGACGATCGGGCTGTTGACCTACTACCGGGCGCTCGCGCTCGGTCCGGTGAGCATCGTCGTCCCGATCTACGGCCTGTTCATCGTGGTCAGTTCCCTGCTCGGGATCGTCGCGTTCGACGAGGCCGTCACCCCGCGAAAGCTCGCCGCCATCGCCCTGAGCGTGGTCGCGATCGCACTGATGTCGGTCTGACGGCGGCCGGACGACCGTTCCGGCCGTCGAGCAGTTCACGAAGCGAACAGTATTGTTCGTGCCGGCTCAAGTGACACTAATGCGAACCGCCCTCCGCTATCACGCGTCCATGGCCGTCATCGGCGGCGCGCTCGCCCTCATGGGACTGGCCACGCTCTCGTCGTGGACCGTGTCCGTCCCGGCCGTCCTGCTCTCGGTCGGCGGCGTCGGAATGGTCCTCGCGACGGGCTACGAGGTCGTGCTGGCCGACGATCCGACGATCCCCGACGACCGACTGGTGAACGTCGTGACGATCGGCGCGGTCCTCACCGTCCTCGGGGGACTCCTGACGCTGCTGTCCTGAGGCCACGCCCGTCGAAACTGAGACGAGTCGTCCGTCGACTTATCCGACCAGTTCCGCCAGCGTCGCCTCGAGCGCCCGCGCCGCTGCTCGAACCGACTCGACCCGAACGTACTCCCGGGGCGCGTGTGCGACCGCGCCCTCGTCGTCGGCGAGGACGCCGGGGCCGAAGACGACCGTGGGGGCGTCCGCGGCGAAGTAGGAAGCTTCCGTCGCCGCGGTGAACGGCCGAACCTCGCCGCCGGCGGCGTCCGCGAGCGTCCGCACGACCGGCGCGTCGGGATCGGTGTCCCAGGCCTCGAGGAACGGCGTCGGCCGGTCGGTGAAGCGAAACTCGAGGCCGACGTCGTCGGGGACCGCGGCCCGGAGGCGCGCGGTCAGCGCCTCGTGGAACTCCTCGGCGGTCTCGGGCGGGACGCTCCGGCGGTCGACGGTCAGTGCGGCGTCGGCCGGCACCTGATTCGTGGCCGCGCCGCCCTCGACGACGGTCGGGGTCAGCGTCGCCGCGCCGAGTTGCGGGTGGGCCGGCGGCGCGTCCGCGCGCTCGCCGAACGTCCGGACCGCCTCGAGGACGCCCTCGAGGGCGGCGACGGCGTTGGTTCCGGTTTCGGGCTCGGCGGCGTGGGCGTTGGCTCCCGAGAGGTGGATCGTTCCCTGAAATCGGCCCTTGGCGGCCGTGCAGACGTCGAGGTCGGTCGGTTCGCCGACGATCACGGCATCGGCGTCAGCGGTCGGCGACTCGTCGCCGGAGACGAGCGCGTACGCGCCCGTCGAGAGGACTTCTTCGTCGGGCGTGACCGCGAGCGTGACGCGGTCGTCGGTCGGCTCGACTGCGAAAAAGGCCGACAACAGCGCCGCGAGCGGTCCCTTGGCGTCACAGGAGCCCCGTCCACGGATCACCGCGCCGCCGTCGGCCTCGGGCGCATCCGGAGCGCGCTCGCAGGGGACGTGAGGCGAGACCGTGTCGATGTGGGTGTTCAAGACGACGTGGGTCTCGGCCTCGGCCGCGGGCGAACCGCGACTCGCGAGCACGTTCCCGGCGTCGTCGACGCGGGGCTCGAGCCCGCGGGCCGCGAGCGTCTCGCGGAGGTAGTCGCGCATCGGGCCGACGTCCTCGTGGGAGGCATGTTGCACCGCCGTCTCGAGGAAGTCGATGGGATCGAACTCGTCGTCGCCGTCGGGGCCGCTCGCGGCCGGCTCGCTCCCGCTCATCGCTGGGCCCCGTTC containing:
- a CDS encoding M20 family metallopeptidase encodes the protein MSGSEPAASGPDGDDEFDPIDFLETAVQHASHEDVGPMRDYLRETLAARGLEPRVDDAGNVLASRGSPAAEAETHVVLNTHIDTVSPHVPCERAPDAPEADGGAVIRGRGSCDAKGPLAALLSAFFAVEPTDDRVTLAVTPDEEVLSTGAYALVSGDESPTADADAVIVGEPTDLDVCTAAKGRFQGTIHLSGANAHAAEPETGTNAVAALEGVLEAVRTFGERADAPPAHPQLGAATLTPTVVEGGAATNQVPADAALTVDRRSVPPETAEEFHEALTARLRAAVPDDVGLEFRFTDRPTPFLEAWDTDPDAPVVRTLADAAGGEVRPFTAATEASYFAADAPTVVFGPGVLADDEGAVAHAPREYVRVESVRAAARALEATLAELVG
- a CDS encoding TasA family protein, yielding MTDKKFDLSRRKVLGSIGLIGAGSAVAGAGTMAYFSDTEESTGNTVSAGTLDLKVNGNDIQDGASVNIGPLVPGDSESYSLNLGVEGDTGGDLYLKFDSGGALEDDLDLSWDVAGGNSGDVNLENTPTGWISTNRGIDPEDDPVSGTFTATLPESVGNEAQEEEVDIDVAMKIVQYGGSP
- a CDS encoding EamA family transporter, coding for MEYLLWVIVALLAYGLMAPLTSFVTAEVPPAVALFLSTTVFLCLTAVVLLVTGTGQLADVTTPSAGIVYVAGLFLSTGILAYYQALEQGPVSVVVPIYGLFIVGSSIVGIAALGEELTATRAAGIAVATAAIYLAAGGEQ
- a CDS encoding EamA family transporter is translated as MRRYLELSVLACLAYSLVAPLLSIAMTDLPSSLAVFLSNSVMFVTVGLVVRYRGHPVRPYLRHPRTPYILAMGVLLTIGLLTYYRALALGPVSIVVPIYGLFIVVSSLLGIVAFDEAVTPRKLAAIALSVVAIALMSV
- a CDS encoding TasA family protein, producing the protein MFDDNSSTPLTRRRLLGVLTAIGVTGAASGAGTWAYFSDTEESTGNTIEAGTLDLKVSDDGDGFGDGVSGSWTISNAKPGDSVMTNVSLQNAGSLEADHVEIGFSVDETESDGSTGTNAADTMPSSADGMTEQFKVTVFTYNGTNVLEDLLDANGNGLVDVDDLVTGNDAPLDDLNPPPSANGGTETMTMQFRWAHDDEFDNSVSGTNNDYQGDEFDLTVTYALHQDTSQDL
- a CDS encoding signal peptidase I → MNDAIREALPERRSLVNVVGVLVLLAIVVPFLIVGVPQLAGASQSHVVLSDSMSPTFESGDVILVEDVDPASIESGDVITYADGSGERTTHRVVEVVERDGERQFRTQGDANDEPDGDLVSASAVEGRHTQTLPHIGHVVLFAGSRLGIALFVIVPGTLLAVSEVWNLYRAWIRAEGDDDTSDADGNGDSAGARAADHGAPEPTEDD
- a CDS encoding DUF7344 domain-containing protein produces the protein MSVESIGETAIEETDERIDDASDGLTQDVAFTVLSCPRRRYSLHYLMREQREVSLRELSRELAAWENDVDVDAVTHKQRMRVYTALRQSHLPKMDENDIVEFDSSAGVIELTDDASELEVYLDVVPHDEIPWSTYYLGLGGLCAVAVTLSGVGLFPLSEVPGLGLAALVTLLFVGSAIAHRYHERANRLGSAGDPPA